TTCCATCCTTCCCTGATTCAGGGTGCCCAGGCCGCAAGCAGGACCCCATCCGGTGGGGTGGCCGGAGGAGAGGGCCACGCGCGGCAGCGACTGCCCCGTCTGCTTCGTCAAAAGGAGAGCCCCATGTTTGAACATATCCTTGTCCCGATCGATGGCAGCTCCCTCAGTGCACTTGCTCTTCCCGTGGCCGCCGAGATGGCCCGGTGTCACCGCAGCACGGTGACGCTGCTGTATGTCGTGCCTCCACTGCCCGTGATTTACGGCGAATTTGCCTACGCGGTCAACGATGTGGAAACCGGTGTCCGGGCCAATGCCGAAGGCCAGCGTCTGCTGGAAGATGCCCGGACCGCGCTGGGATTGCCCGACGTCCGTCTGCTG
The sequence above is drawn from the Deinococcus aerolatus genome and encodes:
- a CDS encoding universal stress protein → MFEHILVPIDGSSLSALALPVAAEMARCHRSTVTLLYVVPPLPVIYGEFAYAVNDVETGVRANAEGQRLLEDARTALGLPDVRLLCLQDGDPRIAQAIADVAAEQRCSLVVMGTHGRSGLDHFFLGSVAEGVVRRVGVPVLLVREPKPAAAGKGAADPPKLGV